In the Anaerostipes caccae L1-92 genome, TGCCCTCAGCCCCATGATCACGGAACTGTCGGCCAGATCACTGACAAATACCTGAATATTTTCATCCTGGGTCATATGCTCTTTTTTCGCCACACCGAGCATCGTCTCTTTTACTTTCTGTATATCGCTGTCATAGGCAATCCCAATCTTCAAATCAATCAGTCTGCTGTCCTGCTTTGTGTTATTAATCAAATTGCTGTTGCTCAGTGTTCCGTTTGGGATCACGATGACCCGATTGTCCACGGTCTTGAGCTTTGTGTAGAAAATGTCCATGGATGCCACTTCACCTTCACAGCCTGTGCCGTCCACCACAATATAATCTCCCACCTGGAACGGTTTCAGGATCAGCAGAAGAACTCCTCCTGCAATATTGGAGAGACTCCCCTGCAGGGCCAGACCTACGGCAACACCGGCTGATCCGAACAGAGCCACAATAGATGTTCCCTTCACTCCCAGACGCTCTACTGCCATGAATATGACAATGCACCTCAGGGCAATTTTCAGGAAGGAACAGCTGAAGGTTACAACTCCGAGATCTACTTTCCGCTTCTCCATTCCTTTCCGAAACAGAGAAACCAGCCATTTGCTCAGCTTAAACCCGACACCGACAATGATCAGTGCCACCAATATATTCAGTGCAAAATCTAAAATCTGATCTGTATAATGATTCAATACGACATTCCAATTCACGCTTGATGCTATCATCTTATGTTCTTCTCCTGTTATTTATAAGTATTTTTTATATCTTCGGCTTTAAAACAGAAGAAACACGCAGTGCGTGTTTCCCTATGTACTCTATTTTACGGTAACTTTGCATGTTTTCTTCGTGGATGTACCCGGAATCCATGCGGTTATCGTTGCCTTTCCTTTTTTCTTCTTTTTGACAACTCCCTTGGAAGAGACTGTGGCGATCTTTTTATTGCTTGTCTTATACTTCAGTTTGTCCTTGGACCGTTTATTATAAATGACACCTTTCAAAGGATATTTTTTTACTTTCATCAGTGTCAGCCTGCTGGCGTTCAGCTTTATGATTCTGGAACCAAGGGATACTTTGACCTTGCACTTCTTTGAAAGGCTGGTTCCATTGACTTTAACCGTTACATAGCATGTGCCCGTTTTGACTCCGGTTATCACTCCTTTTGAGGAGACTGTGGCAATCTTTTTATTGGAAGAAGAGAATATCAATTTATCTCCGCTCCTCTTATTGCCGATCGTTGCCTTCAGGGCTGCAGTAGCTCTGGTTTTGACCGAAAGGCTTGTCTTGTTAATACTCAATGTCCTTGGTTTGGACGTAGATGATGCCACCGGACTGCTGCCGTTTGACACTTCCCTGCCGCTTTTGTCATAGTAACGGAAATACTTCATCTCACCCTTTGATACGACTCTGTCCGCCTTGGCATAGGTCCTGCCTTTTTCCTGCCACTTCCAGTTCTGCTCAAGCAATGTGACATTGTTTCCGGAAACATTCTGAACAATAGCCCAGTGTGTGCCTGCCGATGCGATATCTCCCACCTTTGGTGAAGAAACCTTTTTGAACTTACCGCCTTTTTCATACTCCTCCGGCGTTGCTCCGGAAAAAAGATTGTACGGTGTAAATCCATATCTGGCCTGATAATATTTCTTAACCAGGGCCGCACAGGAATAAGTCTTGTCATTTCCGTCCCACTTTCCCGGACGGTAAACCGCGTTCACTCCCTGAAACTCATCGACGACCTGTCCTGTCTTTTTTACTTCTACAACTGTCATGGCGGCCTTTAATTTCCCTCCTGCCGGAAAAGCAACTGCCAGACCCAGTACCAGTCCTAAAATCCCCCATCTTATCCTTTTCTTACTCATCTGTCTCTCCCTTTGTCTCCGTAAAATGTTTTTACATTGAAACAATCTTATTATAATATAAATTGTGAACAAATACAATTGTTTTTGTAACATTTGTAACATCTCTGCCGAGGTAATTTGTGGAAGAAAAAACCAGCCATTAAACTGTTTAATGGCTGGTTCGTTACATCTTTTTATTTTTTTGCAATGAATCCCTTGGCTTTCAAAGTCTCTGCACAGAGAACCGCTCCGCCGGCCGCTCCGCGGACCGTATTGTGGGATAATCCTACAAATTTATAGTCATAGACGGTATCTTCTCTGAGACGTCCGATGGATACGCCCATTCCGTTCTCATAGTCCACGTCCATGCTTACCTGAGGGCGGTTGTCATCCTCTAAATACTGGATCATCTGTTTCGGCGCACTCGGAAGACTTAATTCCTGAGGAATCCCCTTAAATGTTACAAGCTTTTCAATCAGCTGTTCTTTTGTAGGGTTCTTCTTAAACTTCACAAATACTGCCGCAGTATGCCCGTTTAATACCGGAACACGGATGCACTGGGTCGTAATGACCGGAGACTCTGCCTTTACTATCTCTCCATTTTCGATGTGCCCCCAGAGACGAAGCGGCTCCTGCTCACTCTTCTCTTCTTCTCCGCCGATGAACGGGATGATATTACCAACCATCTCAGGCCAGTCTGTAAAATTCTTTCCTGCCCCGGAAATCGCCTGATATGTAGTTGCTACCACTTCATACGGCTCAAATTCCTTCCATGCGGTGAGGACCGGTGCATAGCTCTGGATCGAACAGTTCGGCTTTACGGCAACAAAACCTCTCTTTGTGCCGAGACGTTTCTTCTGGCTTTCAATGACATCAAAATGTTCCGGATTGATTTCCGGCACAACCATCGGTACGTCCGGCGTCCAGCGGTGTGCACTGTTATTGGAAACTACCGGTGTCTCCGTCTTCGCATAGTCTTCTTCGATCTTCTTGATCTCTTCTTTTGACATATCCACCGCACTGAAAACAAAGTCTACTTCAGATGCTACTTCTTCCACTTCGTTTACATTTTTTACAATAAGCTTCTTCACTGCCTCCGGCATCGGGGTGTCCATTTTCCAGCGCCCGCCTACTGCCTCTTCATAAGATTTTCCGGCAGATCTCGGACTGGCTGCCAGCGTAGTCACCTCAAACCAGGGATGATTCTCCAGAAGGGAAATAAATCTCTGACCTACCATTCCGGTAGCGCCAAGAATTCCGACTCTTAATTTTTCACTCATATTTTTCACCTCTATAATACTCTTAAACGAATGACACCATCGATCTGTTTCATTTTTGAAAGCACTTTCTCTGAAGGACGCTTCTCCACATCAAAGATAGAATATGCATAATCTTTTTTGGACTTGTTGAGCATGTTTTCAATATTATATCCTTCTTCTGCCAGAGCTGATGTAAGCTGTCCGATCATGTTCGGAAGGTTTTTGTGATGAACCGTAATCCTGCATTCTGCCTCGATGTCTCCCAAATCACAGTTTGGATAGTTAACAGAATTTACAATGTTTCCTTTTTCCAGATAGTTCATCAGCTGATCGACTGCCATCTCCGCACAGTTTTCTTCAGATTCTTCTGTGGAAGCTCCGAGATGAGGGATCGTAATCACGCCGTCTGCCGCTGCTACTGCCGGATTCGGGAAGTCTGTCACATAATGTTTAATCTTCTTGGATGCGAGTCCGTCCAGTACCGCCTGATCGTCCACCAGCTCACCTCTTGCAAAGTTTAAGATGGTCGCTCCGTCTTTCATCTTCTGGACAGCTTCTTTTCCAATCATTCCCTTTGTGCTCTCCATATACGGAACATGGATGGTCAGAAAATCACATTTCTCATAGATTTCGTCTAAGGAACTGCTGTGGTTTACCATTCTTGACAGACTCCATGCAGAACGTACAGATACATACGGATCATATCCGTAGACATTCATGCCGAGACGATTGCAGATATTTGCAACCAGAACACCGATGGCTCCGAGCCCGATGACACCGATGCTCTTTCCTTTCAGCTCATTTCCTGCAAATTCTTTCTTCTTCTTCTCGATCATCTTTGCAAGATCTGCCTCTTTTGCATTCTCTTTTACCCAGTTCACACCGCCGATGATGTCCCTGGAAGCCAAAAGAAGCCCTGCAACTACTAATTCTTTCACACCATTTGCATTGGCACCCGGCGTATTAAAAACGGTGATTCCTTTTTCAGCATATTCATTCAGCGGAATATTGTTGACTCCCGCTCCCGCACGTGCCACTGCAAGCATAGAATCCGGCACTTCCAGATCATGCATAGATGCACTGCGGACTAAAACTGCATCGGCAGCGTTTAAATCGTCGATTACCTCAAACTCGCTTGTAAATAAATCCAAACCGCGGTTTGAAATAGGGTTTAAGCATTTTACTGTATACATTTTCAACACTCCTTATTTGTTTTCTTCTTCAAATTTTTTCATGAACTCAACTAACTTCTCTACGCCTTCTTTCGGCATTGCATTGTAAATACTTGCCCTCATTCCGCCGACGGTGCGGTGTCCCTTTAAGTTTTCAAATCCGGCTTCCTTCGCCTCTTTGACAAACTTGGCATCCATCTCATCATCACCAGTGACAAACGGAACGTTCATGAGCGAACGGTCTTCTTTTACGACAGTTCCCTTAAACATTTCACTCTGGTCTAAGAAATCATAGAGGATCTTTGCTTTCTCTTCATTGTGCTTTTTCATTGCTTCAAGTCCGCCCTGTTTTTTCAGCCACTGGAATACTTTTCCGCAGATATAAATTCCATAGCACGGAGGCGTATTATATAAAGATTTGGCATCTGCCTGAGTCTTCCACTTTAACATAGTCGGTGTTCCCGGAAGCACATCGTCCGTAATCAGGTCTTCCCGGATGACTGCAACTACAACTCCCGCAGGTCCTACATTTTTCTGTACTCCAAAGTAGATGACTCCAAAATCTTCCACATTTACCGGCTCAGACAAAATACAGGAAGACATGTCTGCAACCAGGATCTTTCCTTTTGTATCCGGCACCTGCTGATACTTAGTTCCGTAAATCGTATTGTTATAGCATACATACACGTAATCTGCATTTTCAGAAATGTTCAGATCAGAGCAATCCGGAATATATGTAAAAGTCTTGTCTTCAGATGAAGCGATGATGTTTGCTTTTCCATATCGGCTGGCTTCCTTATATGCTTTCTTTGCCCACTGTCCCGTAATAATGAAGTCTGCCTCTTTGTTTTTCATCAGGTTCATCGGGATTGCAGAAAACTGTGAAGAAGCTCCTCCCTGCAAAAACAATACTTTATAGTTGTCAGGAATGTTCATCAATTCTCTCAAGTCAGCTTCCGCCGTCTCGATGATGTCAGAGAACATTTTAGATCTGTGGCTCATCTCCATTACAGACATGCCGCAGCCTTTGTAGTCCAGCATCTCCTCTGCTGCTTCCTTTAACACTTCTTCCGGCAGCACTGCCGGACCTGCTGAAAAGTTATACACTCTTGCCATTTTCATAATCCTCCAAATTTACTTTGTTGTTTTTTCCAAGTCTTCTTTTGTATACGCTTCCTGGATTGCGGCTCCCGGATTCACCATCGGCCAGACTTTGTCGTCCAGATCCACATGACAGTCCAGAACAACCGGTCTTCCTGCTTCGAGTGCCTCCTCGAACGCAAACTCGAACTCTTCAAGAGTCGTCACCCGTTTCGCCAGCGCACCCATACCTTCCGCAACCTTCACAAAGTCCACCGGATCCTCGAAGGTCGTGTAAGAATAATGCTCTGAATAAAACAGATTCTGCCACTGGCGTACCATTCCGAGCACACTGTTGTTGATGATCACTTCAATGATCGGAATATTATATCTGGTCGCCGTTGCAAGTTCATTTAAATTCATACGGAAACATCCGTCTCCTGCGATATTAATAACGGTCTTTTCAGGGCTGCCCACTTTTGCTCCTATGCTGGCTCCCAGACCGTATCCCATAGTTCCAAGCCCCCCCGATGTCAGGAATGTCCTCGGCTTTTTATATTGATAGAATTGGGCTGCCCACATCTGGTGCTGTCCCACTTCGGTAACAATCACCGCATCCCCTTTTGTTCGATTGTAGATCGCCTCTACGATTTGAGGACCGGAAAGCTTCGATTTGTCATAGGTCAAAGGATAATTTACTTTATCCACCATGACATTCTTTACCCAGGTATTGTGGTTCTGCTGTCCGAGCCTGCGGTTTACCATCGTGAGTACCGCCTTGATATCACCGATGATATGGGTATGTGCCATAATATTTTTATTGATCTCCGCAGGATCGATATCGATCTGCAGGATCTTTGCATTCTTTGCGAAAGAATCCGGATTGCCCAATACTCTGTCGCTGAATCTGGTTCCGATGGCGATCAGCAGATCACAGGCCGAGACTCCCAGATTGGACGTTTTGGTCCCGTGCATGCCGAGCATGCCGGTATACAGGGCATCTGTCCCGTCAAAGGCGCCTTTGCCCATCAGTGTATCGGCAACCGGAGCGTGGACTTTTTCTACAAATTCTCTGAGTTCTTCCGATGCGTCCGAGAGCACGGCTCCACCGCCCACAAGTATAAACGGTTTTTTGGACGATTCGATCAGTTCAATGGCCTGCCGGATATCCATTTCTTTGATATTATCAATCTTTCTTTTGATTTCTTTTGGCTTGTGTTCTTTATAATTCGTGACTGCTGCCGTCACATCCTTCGGAATGTCGATGAGGACCGGCCCTTTTCTTCCGGTCTGGGCAATCCTAAATGCCCTTCGGATCGTGTCTGCAAGGTCTTCTACATTCTTGACAATAAAGTTATGTTTTGTGATGGGAAGCGTGATCCCTGTAATGTCTACTTCCTGGAAGCTGTCCTTTCCGAGAAGATTGACTCCTACATTACATGTAATCGCCACCATAGGGATAGAATCCATATATGCGGTTGCAATCCCCGTAACAATATTCGTCGCTCCCGGACCGGAAGTTGCAAAACACACGCCTACCTTTCCGGTGGATCTGGCATAACCGTCCGCCGCATGGGAAGCGCCCTGCTCATGTCCGGTAAGAATATGGTTAAAGCAGTCCTGCTGCTTATATAATTCATCATAGATATTTAAGATGGCACCGCCCGGATAGCCGAAAACCGTATCGACCCCCTGCTCTTTCAAGCACTCTAAAACAATCTGTGATCCCGTCAATTGCTTCATAAGAATACCTCTCTATTTGTCCTGATTGATTTCTAAGATGGCACCGCGGTTTCCGGAAGTCACAAGAGACGCATATCTTGCCAGATATCCTGTTGTGATCTTCGGCTCTCTCGGCACCCAGTTTTCTCTTCGTCTCTGCATCTCTTCGTCAGACACTTTTACATTCAGTGTATTTGCATTAATGTCGATGGAGATCATATCTCCTTCTTCCACAAGGGCGATCGGTCCGCCGACCGCTGCCTCCGGAGAAACGTGTCCGATGCATGCGCCTCTGGAAGCCCCTGAAAAACGTCCGTCTGTGATAAGCGCCACACTGGAGCCGAGTCCCATGCCCATGATGGCTGAGGTCGGATTGAGCATCTCTCTCATTCCCGGTCCGCCTTTCGGTCCCTCATAGCGGATGACTACCACATCTCCGGCATTGATCTCTCCGCCTTTGATCGCTTTGATGGCATCTTCCTCACAGTCGAACACTCTTGCAGGCCCTTCCATCTTTAACATTTCCGGAGCCACGGCAGAACGTTTTACGACACCGGAATCCGGTGCAAGATTTCCTTTAAGCACTGCGATTCCGCCGGTCTCGCTGTATGGATTCTCCACCGGACGGATGACTTCCGGATCTCTGTTGACACACCCTTCAATATTCTCTGCCACCGTTTTTCCGGTTGCGGTGATCAGATCTGTATGTAACAGTTCTTTCTTATTTAGTTCATTCATAACTGCGTAAACGCCGCCAGCCTCATTTAAATCTTCTATATAAGTATGGCCTGCCGGAGCCAGATGGCAGAGATTTGGTGTCTTCGCACTGATCTCGTTTGCCAGCTCCAGGTTCAGTTCTACGCCTGCTTCATGGGCGATGGCCGGCAGATGGAGCATACTGTTGGTGCTGCATCCCAGTGCCATATCCACAGTCAGTGCATTCAAAAATGCCTTTTCGGTCATGATGTCTCTCGGGCGGATATTTTTTTCAAGAAGCTCCATAACTTTCATTCCTGCATGCTTCGCGAGCTTGATTCTCTCTGAATATACTGCCGGAATGGTTCCGTTTCCTTTCAGTCCCATGCCCAGCACTTCTGTCAGGCAGTTCATAGAATTTGCCGTGTACATGCCGGAACAGGAACCGCAGGTCGGACATGCCTTGTTTTCAAATTCATCCAGTTCTTCCTTGGAGATAGAACCGGCAGCATAGGAGCCCACCGCCTCAAACATGCTGGACAGACTGGTTTTCTGTCCCTTTACACGTCCTGCGAGCATTGGTCCGCCACTGACGAACACTGTGGGTACATTGACGCGTGCCGCTGCCATCAAGAGTCCCGGAACATTTTTGTCGCAGTTGGGGACCATGACCAAGGCGTCAAACTGATGGGCCAGTGCCATTGCCTCTGTGGAATCAGCGATCAGATCCCTTGTCACAAGAGAATATTTCATTCCGATATGCCCCATGGCAATTCCGTCACAGACTGCAATCGCCGGAAAGACGACCGGGGTTCCGCCTGCCATAGCGACTCCCATTTTTACTGCTTCTACGATCTTATCCAGGTTCATGTGTCCCGGCACGATTTCATTGTATGAGCTGACGATACCGACTAGCGGCTTTTCCATCTCTTCTTTGGTATAACCCAATGCATTAAACAACGATCTCTGAGGAGCAAAATTCTCTCCATTTGTATAAGTATTACTCATATCGCACTTCCTCCTAAATATTATCTATGCCTCCGGGATTCCGGAGGCTTTTTATATGCCTATGGCACTTTATATCATATTGTCTTATATCCTCTCGATGATCAGATCTCCCATCGCTTTGGTTCCCACCTGGACCATTCCGTCGGACATAATATCCACGGTGCGGTATCCGTCTTTCAGCACTTTCTTCACTGCCATTTCGATCATGTCGGCCTCTGCGTCCAGATCGAACGAATATCTGAGCATCATGGCTGCCGACAGGATTGTAGCGATCGGGTTGGCAATATCTTTTCCTGCGATGTCAGGGGCAGAACCATGGCTCGGCTCATATAATCCGAATTTGCCCTCTGCAAGGCTGGCCGATGAGAGCATCCCGATGGACCCGGTAATCATACTGGCCTCGTCTGATAAAATATCTCCAAACATATTCTCTGTCAGGATCACATCAAACTGTTTTGGGTCGTTGACCAGCTGCATGGCACAGTTGTCAACCAGCATGTGCTCGTAAGTTACATCCTCATAGTCCTTTGCAACCTCTTCCACTACCTGTCTCCAGAGTCTTGAAGAGTCCAATACGTTGGCCTTGTCAACACTGATAACATGTTTCTTTCGCTTGCGGGCGATATCAAAGGCTTTGACTGCAATTCTTCTGATCTCATTTTCATTGTATGTGAGAGAATCTTTCGCTACCCGGATGCCGTCCACCACTTCGGTGCTTCTCTCTCCAAAATAAAGTCCGCCTGTCAATTCTCTCATAATCACCATGTCAAAACCGTCGCCGATGATCTCGTCTCTCAATGGACATGCCTTCTTTAACTCTTCATATAAATAAGCCGGACGGATGTTTGCAAACAGCCCCAATCCCTTTCTCAGGGCAAGAAGCCCTGCCTCCGGACGAAGCTCAGCAGGCAGCCGATACCACGGCGATGTGGTAGTGTTGCCTCCGATCGACCCCATCAGGACTGCATCACTGTTTCTGGCAGTCTCCAGTGTCTCCTCTGTGAGAGGTTTTCCATAGGCGTCAATGGATGCCCCTCCCATTAAAATCTGCTTATATGTAAATTCATGTCCCGACTTCTCTGCCGCTGCATCCAGAACTCTCACAGCCTGGTCTACAATCTCAGGGCCGATCCCATCTCCTTTGATAACTGCTACATTAAAATTCATAGTCTTCTCCTCTTCCTTATAATATCACTGATACCATCTCCGCTGCCAAAGCTGCCGCACAGCTTAAACAGGCTACCGTGACGATGTTCATTTCTCTGTATGAGAGAATCACCGCTGCCGCAAAACCTGTGACGGATGATCCAAAACTCTTTGTAGCTGAAAACACTGCCGGTATGACCATGGCTGCCAAAACAGCATATGGCACATAGAAAAGAAACGATCGAAAAAAACGATTGGTTATCTTTTTCTGGAAGACCGTCAGCGGAATCATTCTTACAAGATATGTAGTCACTGCCATTGCAATGATATACAAAAATAATCTCCAAAGATTCATTCCTCTTCCTCCTTCACCGGAAACAATACAGCCCCTGCCCCCGCTGCGATCAGCGTGCAGAGAATAATGGAAAATCCACTGGAAATGAAAGAAAACAGTTTTACATAATGAAATAATAAACTAAAACATACAGACACAATGATAACTGCCACTATTTTTTTATTATGCTTTGCCGGCGGAATAATGATCGCAGTCAGCATTCCATAGATAGCAATCCCCAGCGCGTTCATCACCATCTGGGGCAGCAGCCCGCTTGCAGTGGCTCCCAGGAAGGTACCTAACGTCCATGCGAGCCATGAGAAACTCATGAGTCCATAAAAATATTTTGGACCTATCTCACCTTTTCGGCCGCAGGC is a window encoding:
- a CDS encoding mechanosensitive ion channel family protein, producing the protein MIASSVNWNVVLNHYTDQILDFALNILVALIIVGVGFKLSKWLVSLFRKGMEKRKVDLGVVTFSCSFLKIALRCIVIFMAVERLGVKGTSIVALFGSAGVAVGLALQGSLSNIAGGVLLLILKPFQVGDYIVVDGTGCEGEVASMDIFYTKLKTVDNRVIVIPNGTLSNSNLINNTKQDSRLIDLKIGIAYDSDIQKVKETMLGVAKKEHMTQDENIQVFVSDLADSSVIMGLRAWVSTEVYVSTKWSLLEHIKDAFDREGIEIPYNKLDVNVTEIKGTDREQATV
- a CDS encoding Ig-like domain-containing protein; its protein translation is MSKKRIRWGILGLVLGLAVAFPAGGKLKAAMTVVEVKKTGQVVDEFQGVNAVYRPGKWDGNDKTYSCAALVKKYYQARYGFTPYNLFSGATPEEYEKGGKFKKVSSPKVGDIASAGTHWAIVQNVSGNNVTLLEQNWKWQEKGRTYAKADRVVSKGEMKYFRYYDKSGREVSNGSSPVASSTSKPRTLSINKTSLSVKTRATAALKATIGNKRSGDKLIFSSSNKKIATVSSKGVITGVKTGTCYVTVKVNGTSLSKKCKVKVSLGSRIIKLNASRLTLMKVKKYPLKGVIYNKRSKDKLKYKTSNKKIATVSSKGVVKKKKKGKATITAWIPGTSTKKTCKVTVK
- the asd gene encoding aspartate-semialdehyde dehydrogenase, with the protein product MSEKLRVGILGATGMVGQRFISLLENHPWFEVTTLAASPRSAGKSYEEAVGGRWKMDTPMPEAVKKLIVKNVNEVEEVASEVDFVFSAVDMSKEEIKKIEEDYAKTETPVVSNNSAHRWTPDVPMVVPEINPEHFDVIESQKKRLGTKRGFVAVKPNCSIQSYAPVLTAWKEFEPYEVVATTYQAISGAGKNFTDWPEMVGNIIPFIGGEEEKSEQEPLRLWGHIENGEIVKAESPVITTQCIRVPVLNGHTAAVFVKFKKNPTKEQLIEKLVTFKGIPQELSLPSAPKQMIQYLEDDNRPQVSMDVDYENGMGVSIGRLREDTVYDYKFVGLSHNTVRGAAGGAVLCAETLKAKGFIAKK
- a CDS encoding phosphoglycerate dehydrogenase, which gives rise to MYTVKCLNPISNRGLDLFTSEFEVIDDLNAADAVLVRSASMHDLEVPDSMLAVARAGAGVNNIPLNEYAEKGITVFNTPGANANGVKELVVAGLLLASRDIIGGVNWVKENAKEADLAKMIEKKKKEFAGNELKGKSIGVIGLGAIGVLVANICNRLGMNVYGYDPYVSVRSAWSLSRMVNHSSSLDEIYEKCDFLTIHVPYMESTKGMIGKEAVQKMKDGATILNFARGELVDDQAVLDGLASKKIKHYVTDFPNPAVAAADGVITIPHLGASTEESEENCAEMAVDQLMNYLEKGNIVNSVNYPNCDLGDIEAECRITVHHKNLPNMIGQLTSALAEEGYNIENMLNKSKKDYAYSIFDVEKRPSEKVLSKMKQIDGVIRLRVL
- the serC gene encoding 3-phosphoserine/phosphohydroxythreonine transaminase; protein product: MARVYNFSAGPAVLPEEVLKEAAEEMLDYKGCGMSVMEMSHRSKMFSDIIETAEADLRELMNIPDNYKVLFLQGGASSQFSAIPMNLMKNKEADFIITGQWAKKAYKEASRYGKANIIASSEDKTFTYIPDCSDLNISENADYVYVCYNNTIYGTKYQQVPDTKGKILVADMSSCILSEPVNVEDFGVIYFGVQKNVGPAGVVVAVIREDLITDDVLPGTPTMLKWKTQADAKSLYNTPPCYGIYICGKVFQWLKKQGGLEAMKKHNEEKAKILYDFLDQSEMFKGTVVKEDRSLMNVPFVTGDDEMDAKFVKEAKEAGFENLKGHRTVGGMRASIYNAMPKEGVEKLVEFMKKFEEENK
- the ilvB gene encoding biosynthetic-type acetolactate synthase large subunit, which encodes MKQLTGSQIVLECLKEQGVDTVFGYPGGAILNIYDELYKQQDCFNHILTGHEQGASHAADGYARSTGKVGVCFATSGPGATNIVTGIATAYMDSIPMVAITCNVGVNLLGKDSFQEVDITGITLPITKHNFIVKNVEDLADTIRRAFRIAQTGRKGPVLIDIPKDVTAAVTNYKEHKPKEIKRKIDNIKEMDIRQAIELIESSKKPFILVGGGAVLSDASEELREFVEKVHAPVADTLMGKGAFDGTDALYTGMLGMHGTKTSNLGVSACDLLIAIGTRFSDRVLGNPDSFAKNAKILQIDIDPAEINKNIMAHTHIIGDIKAVLTMVNRRLGQQNHNTWVKNVMVDKVNYPLTYDKSKLSGPQIVEAIYNRTKGDAVIVTEVGQHQMWAAQFYQYKKPRTFLTSGGLGTMGYGLGASIGAKVGSPEKTVINIAGDGCFRMNLNELATATRYNIPIIEVIINNSVLGMVRQWQNLFYSEHYSYTTFEDPVDFVKVAEGMGALAKRVTTLEEFEFAFEEALEAGRPVVLDCHVDLDDKVWPMVNPGAAIQEAYTKEDLEKTTK
- the ilvD gene encoding dihydroxy-acid dehydratase, whose protein sequence is MSNTYTNGENFAPQRSLFNALGYTKEEMEKPLVGIVSSYNEIVPGHMNLDKIVEAVKMGVAMAGGTPVVFPAIAVCDGIAMGHIGMKYSLVTRDLIADSTEAMALAHQFDALVMVPNCDKNVPGLLMAAARVNVPTVFVSGGPMLAGRVKGQKTSLSSMFEAVGSYAAGSISKEELDEFENKACPTCGSCSGMYTANSMNCLTEVLGMGLKGNGTIPAVYSERIKLAKHAGMKVMELLEKNIRPRDIMTEKAFLNALTVDMALGCSTNSMLHLPAIAHEAGVELNLELANEISAKTPNLCHLAPAGHTYIEDLNEAGGVYAVMNELNKKELLHTDLITATGKTVAENIEGCVNRDPEVIRPVENPYSETGGIAVLKGNLAPDSGVVKRSAVAPEMLKMEGPARVFDCEEDAIKAIKGGEINAGDVVVIRYEGPKGGPGMREMLNPTSAIMGMGLGSSVALITDGRFSGASRGACIGHVSPEAAVGGPIALVEEGDMISIDINANTLNVKVSDEEMQRRRENWVPREPKITTGYLARYASLVTSGNRGAILEINQDK
- the leuB gene encoding 3-isopropylmalate dehydrogenase, which produces MNFNVAVIKGDGIGPEIVDQAVRVLDAAAEKSGHEFTYKQILMGGASIDAYGKPLTEETLETARNSDAVLMGSIGGNTTTSPWYRLPAELRPEAGLLALRKGLGLFANIRPAYLYEELKKACPLRDEIIGDGFDMVIMRELTGGLYFGERSTEVVDGIRVAKDSLTYNENEIRRIAVKAFDIARKRKKHVISVDKANVLDSSRLWRQVVEEVAKDYEDVTYEHMLVDNCAMQLVNDPKQFDVILTENMFGDILSDEASMITGSIGMLSSASLAEGKFGLYEPSHGSAPDIAGKDIANPIATILSAAMMLRYSFDLDAEADMIEMAVKKVLKDGYRTVDIMSDGMVQVGTKAMGDLIIERI
- a CDS encoding AzlD domain-containing protein produces the protein MNLWRLFLYIIAMAVTTYLVRMIPLTVFQKKITNRFFRSFLFYVPYAVLAAMVIPAVFSATKSFGSSVTGFAAAVILSYREMNIVTVACLSCAAALAAEMVSVIL
- a CDS encoding AzlC family ABC transporter permease, with protein sequence MKVENSFRRGALDSIPIALAYLAVSFAFGIAGSAKGVPVWAVTLISATCLTSAGQFAGLISITAGGSLIELVLSQVIINLRYSIMSIAIGQKLESRTKLWNRFLMAFGVTDEIFAMACGRKGEIGPKYFYGLMSFSWLAWTLGTFLGATASGLLPQMVMNALGIAIYGMLTAIIIPPAKHNKKIVAVIIVSVCFSLLFHYVKLFSFISSGFSIILCTLIAAGAGAVLFPVKEEEE